The sequence CCTGCGCCCGCGCGCGACGGCGGCGGACGCGGACGTGCCGCGCCTCACCGTGCTGTGCGCGCCGGGCTTCCGCCCCACGCCCGAGACCCATGGCGTCGCCGCCGAGGGTGCGCTGGCGCTGGACCTCGCCAACGGCCTCGCGCTTATTGCCGGCACCGGCCGCGGCGAGACGCTGCGCGCGGCGCTCGCCCATCTCCTCGCGGAACCGCTACTGGCGGCGGGTGTGCTGCCGCTCGAAGGCGCGGCCCGCACCGGGGCGGACGGCGCGATCTCCCTGCTGCTCGGCGCCTCCGGTGCCGGCAAGAGCGCGCTGGCGCAGGGCATGGCGGAAGAGGACGGCGCGCTGCCACGCCTCGACGGCGCGCTCGGCTGGGGCGACGAGGGGCTCGTCGCTTTGGAAGCCGGCACCTTTGCACACCCGGCGGACCTGGCCACCGCACCGGAGGCGGCGCGCTTCGGCACCGTGCTGGAGAATATAGCGCTCGACCCGGCAACGCGCGTGCCCGACTTTGACGCGACGGGCACCGGCGCCCGGATCATCCTCCCCACCGCCACCGCGCACGCGCCAACGCTCGGCGCGCCGGCGCATCTGTTCATGCTGGTGCAGGATGAAGAGGGCGTCCTGCCCGCCCTCGCCCGGCTAAGCGCGGCGCAGACACCCGGCGCGTTCCTTGAGGCCACCGGCCTCGCCGCGCCGCATCTCGCGCGGCTGCACACGCTGCTGGAGCGCCATACGCCGGTCTGTTGGCTGGTGAATACGGGCCGGACCGGCGGCGACGCCGAGCGCCGCGTGCCGCTGGAGGTCAGCCGGCGGCTGGTCGCCGCGGCCCAGATGGGTGAGCTGGCCTCGGGCGAGTGGCGCACCGACCCGCATCTGGGTCTCCACGTGCCCGCCGCTGTGGAGGGCATCGACCCTGCCCTGCTCGATCCTGCTAGAGGATGGGCGAACCGTGGCGATTATCTCGCCGCCGCCCGCCGCTGGACGCAGCGCCTCGCCGCCCCGCTTGCCGACAAGGAGATCGCCTCCGGCACGGTCGCAACGCCGGGAATGGCGGTGGCGGCGGAGTAGCGCCGCCACCCGGCGTCAGAGGAAATACAGCCAGGTGAGCAGCGCGAAGCAGGGCAGCAGGAACACGCCCGACCACGCCATGTAGCCGAAGAAGCTCGGCATGGCGACGCCGCGCCCCTTGGCGATGGCCAGCACCATGAAATTGGGGGCGTTGCCGATATAGGTCAGCGCCCCCATGAACACGGCGCCGGCCGAGATCGCCTCCAGCGTCACCGGCAGGCGCGTCATCAATTCCTGCGCGTCGCCGCCGGCGAGGTTGAAGAAGACGAGATAGGTCGGCGCATTGTCGAGGAAGCCGGAGAGCAGGCCGGTCATCCAGAAATAGCCGGCATTCACCGGCCCACCCGCCTCGTCCGTCACCAGCGCCACCAGCGGCGCCAGCGCCCCCGCCGAGCCCGCCCGCAAAATGGCAATGACGGGGATGATGGTGAGGAAAATCGCGGCGAACAGCTTCGCCACTTCGCGGATCGGCTCCCAGTCGAAGCCGTTGCGCTCGCGGATGAAGGCCGGGGTGATGGCGATGGAAATCCCCGCCAGCACCAGAAGGCTCAGATCGCGGGCGATGGAAGGCAGCGGCACATGGGTGCCGAGAATGTTGAACTCGATGCCCGGCTTCCACAAAGCGCTCATCAGGATGGCGGCGATGACACCGGCCAGCAGCGGCAGGTTGCGCAGGCCCCGCAGGCCGAGCCGCTCCGTGTCCGGCGTCGGGTCAGGCTTTCGCGGCAGATTCTCCTCGCGGGCGTAGAAATAGCGGTCGAGCAGATAGAACGCCCCGAGCAGCAGCGCCGCAACCAGCGCCGTGTCGTGGAACAGGTGCTGGGTGGTCCAGAAGAAATCGACGCCCTTGAGGAAGCCGAGGAACAGCGGCGGATCGCCGAGCGGGGTGAGCGAGCCGCCAATATTCGAGACGAGGAAGATGAAGAACACCACGGTGTGGACATTGTAGCGGCGGTCGTCATTGGCACGCAGCAGCGGGCGGATCAGCACCATGGACGCGCCGGTGGTACCGATCAGGCTCGCCAGCACCGTGCCGATGGCGAGCAGCGCGGTGTTCACCCCCGGGCTGCCATGCAGATTGCCGGTGAGCAGGATGCCGCCGGAAATGGTGAACAGCGCGAACAGCAGGATGATGAAGGGGATGTATTCGAGCAGCGCCGCATGCGCCACCTCATAGGTCGCGAGCCCGGCGCCATGGGTGGCGACGAAGGGCACCAGGAAGGCCAGCGCCCAGAACAGCGCCACCTTGCCGTAATGATGGTGCCAGAACGCGCCTGCGATCAGCGGGATGATGGCGATGGAAAGCAGCATGCCGACGAAGGGAAGGCCCCAGAGCAGCGGCAGGCTCGCCCCGTCAATACCCATGCCCTCGGCCGCCTGGGCCGGGCCACCCATCGCCAGCAGGGCGGGAGCGCAGGACGCGGCAAGGCATGCAAGGGCGCGGGCGGCGGCTTTCGTCGTCGTCATCTTCTTCCCCGGTCGGCTGGCGTCACTGGATTCGGGGTTAGCAACCCCCTCGCCGGGTGTCGAGCAAAACCGGAGGACGCACCTATATAACGGGCGCCGACGACGGCACCCGCCCTGGACCCCGACCGCCCCTTTGCGGCCCGCGCCCGCCTGCGCTAGAGCATTTTCGAGCGAAGCGGTTTCCGGTTCGCGAGAAGAAAATGCGTTCAGACAATAGGCTAGTGCCCTTGCGGGCTCTGGACCAAAGCCGGCCGGTGCTCCCCGACCGGCGATGAGGATGCCATGCCCCGCGCCGTCGCCGGCCCCGAGATCGAACGCCTGATCCAGCTGCTCGCCCGCGTGCCGGGCCTCGGGCCGCGTTCCGCCCGCCGCGCCGCGCTGCACCTGATCAAGAAGCGCGAACAGCTGATGAGCCCGCTCGCCAGCGCCTTTGGCGAGGTGCTGGGCAAGATCTGCACCTGCCGCGTCTGCGGCAATATCGATGTGCGCGATCCCTGCTCGATCTGCTGCGACGACACACGCGACCCGACGCTGCTGGTGGTGGTCGCCGATGTCGCCGACCTTTGGGCGCTGGAGCGCGCGGCGGCGCTGAACGCCCGCTATCATGTGCTCGGCGGCACGCTCTCCCCGCTCGACGGCATCGGCCCGGAAGAACTCAACCTCGCCGCGCTGGTGGCGCGGGTGCAGGGGGGCGCGGTGAGCGAGGTGCTGCTGGCGCTCGGCGCCACGGTCGACGGGCAGACCACCGCCCATTACATCACCGAGCTTCTGCGCGAGACGCCGGTGAAGGTCACCCGCCTCGCCCATGGCGTGCCGGTGGGCGGCGAGCTCGATTATCTCGACGAGGGCACGCTCTCGGCGGCAATCCGGGCGCGCACGAGTTCCTGACCGCCGCTTCGGTCCATCTATAGCTTCGCCGCCGCCAGTTCGCGGAAATGGCCGCGCGCCTGCAGATAGGCGAGCAGCGCCAGCCCCGGCAGGGCGGCGAGCGCGGTGATGGCGAAGAACACCATCCACCCCGTTGCCTCGGCGACGAAGCCGGCGGAGGAGGCGAGGAAGGTGCGCCCCACCGCCGCCAGCGCGGTCAGCAGCGCGTATTGGGTCGCGGTATGGGCGCGATTGCCACACAGCGCCGAGATATAGGCGACGAAGATCACCGTGCCGATGGCGCCGGTGAAGTTCTCGACCACGATGGTCGCGGTCAGCGCCGGCACATTCACCCCCACCCAGGCCTGCCAGGAAAAGGCGAGGTTGGAGAGCATCTGCAGCAGGCCCGCCACCCACAAGGCGGTGGCGAGCGGCAAAGCGCGGGCGATCACCCCGCCGGCGAAACCGCCGAGCAGCGCCGCCGCGAAGCCCACGCCCTTCACCACGCCGGCATAGGTCGCCTTGTCGAAGCCGATATTGATGACGAACGCCCCGGTCAGCGCCCCGGCAAAGGCATCGCAGAATTTGAACAGCACCACGAACAGCAGGATGGCGATCGCACTGTTGCGGGTGAGGAACTCGGCGAAGGCTCCCACCGCCGTCGTACCGATGCGGCGGAAGACGTTTTCATCGTGCCGGATCGCCGGCGCCCCGGCGGGCTCCTTCGCCAGCAGCGCCGCGAGCAGGCCGACACCGACCATGGCGGCGGCGGCGAGATAGCCCCACGCCCACACATCGGCGCGCGGCACGCCCAGCACCTCGAACCACGCCACCAGCAGCACCACGCCGGCGCCGGAGGCCAGCATGCCGACGCGGTAGGCGGCGACATAGCCGGCCATGCCGGCGGCCTGCTCGCGCACCTCCAGGCTCTCGACGCGGAAGGCATCGACCACGATGTCCTGCGTCGCCGAGGCGGTCGCGACCAGAAGCGCGCCCAGCGCGACATGCCAGGGCGCGTTCACCGGGTCCTGAAACCCGAGCCAGGCGACGGCGAGGATCAGCAGCAGCTGGGTGAACACCAGCCAGCCGCGCCGTCGCCCCAGCCAGCGCCCGAGCAGCGGCACGTCCAGCGCATCGACCAGCGGCGCCCAGATGAACTTGAAATTATAGGGCACCCCGACCAGCGCGAAGAGGCCGATCGTGGTGAGGTTCACCTGCGCCTCGGCCATCCAGATGGTCAGCGTGGCGCCGGAAAGCGCCAGCGGCAGGCCGGAGGAAAAGCCCAGCAGCACGACGATCAGCACGCGCCGGCGCAGATAGACCGCGAGGCTGGCGAGAAAGCCGTCCTCGTCGCGGGCGGGATCGGTGCGGGCGGTGTCGGTCATGGTCAGCGGTCTCGATGGCGGGCGCGCCGGCGCGCGATTCGGGCTGCGTCCCGCCTATCTCTAAAGCGCTTTGTCGGCGGATTGAATCGCCAAGGCGCCCCGCAGGCGCCGCGCCTCAGTGCGCGGCGTCGGCGCGGACGCGGGCGGACATGTCCACCAGTTCGCGCCAGCGCTGCTGCGACGCGATGTGCAGAACGATGAGGTCGAGCCAGCCTTTGGCGTGAAACTCGACCACGGCGGCCGCTGGCAGCGCCCGGAACGCCGCTTCATCGACGAGCTGGAAGCCCTGCACCACCGCCCGGCCGGCATCGGCATAATTGACCTGCGCGCTGCGCGGCACCAGCAGGCGCTTGTCCTTCAGCGCCTGAACGAAGGCCAGGGTGCGGGCGTGTTCGGTGGCATAGGCCTCGCACAGCGCCATCGCCGACTGGCTGGTCCGTGTGGCCCCGCCCCGGAGGTCGAACAGCATGTCGGCCTCCTTCTCGCCCTCGTCCGCCAGCCGGTCGCTGGCGAGATCGACGCCCAGCATGGTGGCCCCGTCATTCTCGGCGGTGATGCCGATGAAGGGGTAGCGCCGGACATAGCCGGGAATGTAGCTGCCGCCGCGCCAGCGCCCGTCCGCCTCGACGAACAGATTCTGCTCGGCGGCAACGCCCGTCACCGCCAGCGGCATCGCGCCCTCGTCGCTGGCAAAGACAATGGGATAGTCGCGCACGGCCGCCGCGAACTCGCCGACCACCAGCGGAAGCGAGGTCGCGCGGCCGGCGAAACGGAAATCCACCGCGCGCCGAAGGCTGAGCCGCGCATGGTTCTGGAAGCGCAGCAGCGCCGGCTGCCGGTAGAACAGCGGCAGCGGGGCCGCAGCGGCGGCGCTGGTCTTGCGGGTCTTGGGCGCTTTCGAGGGCGTTTTCGTCATGGCAGGGCCTTTCGCGAAGCGGAGCGAGGGACGGCCCTGTCAGACGGGTGCGTCCGGCGGCGCCGGGCACCCCGCAGCCTTCGGCGAGAGAGTTCGTGGCGCCCCGCCGGAATTACCTGATCGGCCGGGGCGCGACAACCATTCTTACCTCCGCACGACCGCGAGCAACCGCGCCAGCACCGTCTCAGGCCGGCGGCACGGCCGGACCCTTGCGCGCCGGCTCTTCCGGCATGGGGATCACATCCACCTCGACCTTGAGCTTCTGCCGGCCCGAGCCAAACACCACGCCACCAATCGGGGCGACATCGGTGTAGTCGCGCCCCACCGCCAGCACGACGTGATCAGTGGCGACGGTGAGCGCGTTGGTCGGGTCGAGCCCCTGCCAGCCGATCGCGTCCCCGCACCACACCGCCACCCAGGCATGGGTAGCGTCGGCGCCCTGCAGCCGTTCCTTGCCGGGCGGCGGCTCGGTGCGCAGGAAGCCGGAGACATAGGCCGCCGGCAGGCCGAGCCCGCGCAGGCCGGCGATCATGATATGGGCGAAGTCCTGGCACACCCCCGCCCGCATCTCGAACGCCTCCAGCGGCGGGGTCGAGACATCGGTGGCGCGCGGGTCATAGGTGAACTCCGCATGGATGCGGTTCATCACCTCGATGCAGGCGGCGAGCATCGGCCGGCCGGGCGGGAAGCTCGTGGCCACCCATTCGGTGATCGCCGGGCTCAGCGGCACGGCGGGGCTGGGAAACAGGAAATGCGCCGGCGACCGGCCGGAGAGATCGAGGCTCGCATTCGCCGCCGCGCGCGTTTCCTCCCAGGAGGGGCCGGAATCGGCCGCGATGTCGGCCGGCGCGTCCACCTCCACCCGCGCCCGCGTCTTGACGACGAAGCTGCGATGCGGCGTCTCGATGCGGATATGCACGACCTTGTTGCCGAAGAAATCGCGGGTCTCGGTCCATTCCACCGGCTCGGGCTCGACGGCGAAATGACTGGCGACGACGCGCTGGTTCGGCCGCTCCACCGGCACCATCCGCACCACATGGCGCGCCACCGGCACGGAGGAGGCATAGGAATAAGTGGTGGCCTGGTGGATGTCGTATTTCATGCCTGGAGGTCCCATGGCGTTTCCACCGGCTGGCGGTGGATGAAATAGCGCTCCGCCACGTCGTTGGAGAGCTCCATCAGCTGGGCCTCGACCTTGGCGAGCCGCGCATCGTCGAACTCCACCGCGTCGAATGCCTTCATGCTCGCGGACAGCCGGGCGACAAGCCGCTCCTCCGGCGGAGGCAGCGCGTCGCCGGCATGGCCGGGCAGCACGTCGAGATGGTCGCTGATGGCGGCGATCTGGAAGGCGAGCGAGCGCGGATTCACCGGGTCCAGCAGCACGAGGTCGAGCACCGGCGCGCGGCTTTCCACCATCACATAGCGCGAGCGATAGGTGATCTGGCTGTCGCACAGCTCCAGCAGCACGTCGAGCGTGCTGGCGCTCGGCGTCTCGCCCACCAGCGCGCGGGCGAAGCGGCACACGGCGATGCCGCGCTCGATGCGGCGGCCGAGATCGAGGAAGCGCCAGCCGGCGAGCCGGTTCATGTTCTCCGAGGCGAGGCCGGAAAAGGCGGCGAGCGCGCGCAACGCCCGGTCGGCGCGCTCATAG comes from Ancylobacter polymorphus and encodes:
- a CDS encoding phosphoenolpyruvate carboxykinase (ATP), with the translated sequence MNQTGTQSDHSGLEGLDPAGTGRVFWNLGSAYLCERAVARGEVRLSHTGALVVTTGTAGQPLALARVDDAAEGGETAGATDASALTRAQFEALKADLLAYVARRTLFGQDVSVEAGPAGGIAVRILSDQAWHALVARHLLRPRATAADADVPRLTVLCAPGFRPTPETHGVAAEGALALDLANGLALIAGTGRGETLRAALAHLLAEPLLAAGVLPLEGAARTGADGAISLLLGASGAGKSALAQGMAEEDGALPRLDGALGWGDEGLVALEAGTFAHPADLATAPEAARFGTVLENIALDPATRVPDFDATGTGARIILPTATAHAPTLGAPAHLFMLVQDEEGVLPALARLSAAQTPGAFLEATGLAAPHLARLHTLLERHTPVCWLVNTGRTGGDAERRVPLEVSRRLVAAAQMGELASGEWRTDPHLGLHVPAAVEGIDPALLDPARGWANRGDYLAAARRWTQRLAAPLADKEIASGTVATPGMAVAAE
- a CDS encoding sodium:proton antiporter, which gives rise to MTTTKAAARALACLAASCAPALLAMGGPAQAAEGMGIDGASLPLLWGLPFVGMLLSIAIIPLIAGAFWHHHYGKVALFWALAFLVPFVATHGAGLATYEVAHAALLEYIPFIILLFALFTISGGILLTGNLHGSPGVNTALLAIGTVLASLIGTTGASMVLIRPLLRANDDRRYNVHTVVFFIFLVSNIGGSLTPLGDPPLFLGFLKGVDFFWTTQHLFHDTALVAALLLGAFYLLDRYFYAREENLPRKPDPTPDTERLGLRGLRNLPLLAGVIAAILMSALWKPGIEFNILGTHVPLPSIARDLSLLVLAGISIAITPAFIRERNGFDWEPIREVAKLFAAIFLTIIPVIAILRAGSAGALAPLVALVTDEAGGPVNAGYFWMTGLLSGFLDNAPTYLVFFNLAGGDAQELMTRLPVTLEAISAGAVFMGALTYIGNAPNFMVLAIAKGRGVAMPSFFGYMAWSGVFLLPCFALLTWLYFL
- the recR gene encoding recombination mediator RecR, with translation MPRAVAGPEIERLIQLLARVPGLGPRSARRAALHLIKKREQLMSPLASAFGEVLGKICTCRVCGNIDVRDPCSICCDDTRDPTLLVVVADVADLWALERAAALNARYHVLGGTLSPLDGIGPEELNLAALVARVQGGAVSEVLLALGATVDGQTTAHYITELLRETPVKVTRLAHGVPVGGELDYLDEGTLSAAIRARTSS
- a CDS encoding AmpG family muropeptide MFS transporter is translated as MTDTARTDPARDEDGFLASLAVYLRRRVLIVVLLGFSSGLPLALSGATLTIWMAEAQVNLTTIGLFALVGVPYNFKFIWAPLVDALDVPLLGRWLGRRRGWLVFTQLLLILAVAWLGFQDPVNAPWHVALGALLVATASATQDIVVDAFRVESLEVREQAAGMAGYVAAYRVGMLASGAGVVLLVAWFEVLGVPRADVWAWGYLAAAAMVGVGLLAALLAKEPAGAPAIRHDENVFRRIGTTAVGAFAEFLTRNSAIAILLFVVLFKFCDAFAGALTGAFVINIGFDKATYAGVVKGVGFAAALLGGFAGGVIARALPLATALWVAGLLQMLSNLAFSWQAWVGVNVPALTATIVVENFTGAIGTVIFVAYISALCGNRAHTATQYALLTALAAVGRTFLASSAGFVAEATGWMVFFAITALAALPGLALLAYLQARGHFRELAAAKL
- a CDS encoding SapC family protein, which codes for MTKTPSKAPKTRKTSAAAAAPLPLFYRQPALLRFQNHARLSLRRAVDFRFAGRATSLPLVVGEFAAAVRDYPIVFASDEGAMPLAVTGVAAEQNLFVEADGRWRGGSYIPGYVRRYPFIGITAENDGATMLGVDLASDRLADEGEKEADMLFDLRGGATRTSQSAMALCEAYATEHARTLAFVQALKDKRLLVPRSAQVNYADAGRAVVQGFQLVDEAAFRALPAAAVVEFHAKGWLDLIVLHIASQQRWRELVDMSARVRADAAH
- a CDS encoding transglutaminase family protein — protein: MKYDIHQATTYSYASSVPVARHVVRMVPVERPNQRVVASHFAVEPEPVEWTETRDFFGNKVVHIRIETPHRSFVVKTRARVEVDAPADIAADSGPSWEETRAAANASLDLSGRSPAHFLFPSPAVPLSPAITEWVATSFPPGRPMLAACIEVMNRIHAEFTYDPRATDVSTPPLEAFEMRAGVCQDFAHIMIAGLRGLGLPAAYVSGFLRTEPPPGKERLQGADATHAWVAVWCGDAIGWQGLDPTNALTVATDHVVLAVGRDYTDVAPIGGVVFGSGRQKLKVEVDVIPMPEEPARKGPAVPPA